In Lotus japonicus ecotype B-129 chromosome 5, LjGifu_v1.2, one genomic interval encodes:
- the LOC130719463 gene encoding uncharacterized protein LOC130719463 — MTQDSGKKIAACPKPIKNSHGVKFLGLKTASSTPSRVIRSSAKIVSPDSSGPAKRTRSMRIKYVVKRGIGKASSVHNISEDSIPDPPVDDNQESDVVDAEVDQVIHNVLETLADAATAQNVMPNVESQVDRDSEPNYEANPSEQDAKKEDDTDGKEQVLIVSKEEDSNDEEVPKKVTAGKKATVSASKTVVSKKGKKKKGSSTQTPKTPKTSQVSVPEKKTKKEKKEEKIAASTGRKRKHVAATDSEPEVEPDVPDISTSAKKMIKGKRIPLNVPKAPIDNVSFHFASSAQSWKFVVQRRLAIERELHEDALELKEIMDMLVDAGLMKTVKDIGRCFTHLVREFIVNILTDCDDESSSEYRKVYVRGKCVNFSPEVVNEFMGRSPVAGNDEEPELNRVAKTLIGKMVKKWPKKGLLPFGKLTTKYVVLFKIGCANWMATNHLPGVTPPLARMLYLIGIGGEFDFGKLVFDQTLKHASSYAVRLPILFPFLLSELIVKQHPHVVRADELQGKRPMPLKFDYRLFAGMHVPDIVLSAAKGSASTSGTQAVGATKDDILAELRVVSKSLDAPIQACKIRKQHVDKLIKAMTQVPAPAAEEGTGEEFAEDVEGDSAAVEEEDA, encoded by the exons ATGactcaagattcaggaaagAAGATCGCTGCCTGTCCCAAACCTATCAAGAACTCTCATGGGGTCAAGTTTCTTGGTTTGAAGACTGCATCTTCTACTCCCTCTAGGGTTATTCGTTCCTCTGCGAAAATCGTCTCTCCAGACTCGTCTGGCCCAGCCAAGAGGACAAGGAGTATGAGGATCAAGTATGTTGTCAAGCGAGGCATAGGGAAAGCATCGAGTGTTCACAACATCTCAGAAGATTCAATTCCTGATCCACCGGTTGATGATAATCAAGAAAGCGATGTCGTCGATGCTGAAGTAGATCAAGTCATCCACAATGTCTTAGAGACTCTTGCTGATGCTGCCACTGCACAAAATGTCATGCCAAATGTTGAATCACAGGTTGATCGTGATTCTGAACCAAATTATGAAGCAAACCCTAGTGAACAAGATGCTAAGAAGGAAGATGATACTGAT GGTAAGGAACAAGTGTTGATTGTCTCTAAAGAAGAGGACTCAAATGATGAAGAAGTGCCCAAGAAGGTCACTGCTGGAAAGAAGGCTACAGTGTCTGCAAGCAAGACTGTTGTAAGTaagaaaggaaagaagaaaaagggttCTAGTACTCAGACTCCCAAAACTCCAAAAACATCTCAAGTCTCAGTTCCTGAGAAAAAGacaaagaaagagaagaaggaggaaaaGATTGCTGCTTCTACTGGAAGAAAGAGGAAACATGTTGCTGCAACAGATTCTGAACCAGAAGTCGAGCCAGATGTCCCTGACATCTCCACTTCGGCCAAGAAAATGATCAAGGGGAAGAGAATTCCTTTGAATGTTCCAAAGGCACCTATTGATAATGTATCCTTTCACTTTGCCAGCTCTGCACAAAGTTGGAAGTTTGTTGTTCAGAGAAGGTTAGCAATTGAAAGGGAACTCCATGAAGATGCTTTGGAACTCAAGGAAATCATGGATATGTTGGTTGATGCAGGCTTGATGAAGACTGTCAAGGACATTGGAAGATGTTTTACTCATCTGGTTAGGGAGTTCATTGTGAACATCCTTACTGATTGTGATGATGAGAGCAGTTCTGAGTATAGAAAGGTGTATGTCAGAGGAAAGTGTGTAAATTTCTCTCCTGAAGTTGTGAATGAGTTTATGGGAAGAAGTCCAGTGGCTGGAAATGATGAAGAACCTGAATTGAATAGGGTTGCTAAGACCCTGATTGGGAAGATGGTCAAGAAGTGGCCAAAGAAAGGATTGCTTCCCTTTGGGAAGTTAACTACCAAGTATGTTGTTCTTTTCAAGATTGGCTGTGCAAATTGGATGGCCACCAATCACCTACCTGGTGTAACTCCTCCCCTTGCAAGAATGCTCTATCTGATTGGCATTGGCGGTGAGTTTGATTTTGGCAAGCTAGTTTTTGATCAGACTCTAAAGCATGCAAGCTCTTATGCTGTGAGACTGCCAATCCTATTTCCATTCCTATTGTCTGAACTAATTGTCAAACAACATCCTCATGTTGTAAGGGCTGATGAACTTCAAGGTAAGAGACCTATGCCTCTCAAGTTTGATTATCGCTTGTTTGCTGGAATGCATGTTCCAGACATTGTGTTATCTGCAGCAAAAGGTTCTGCCAGTACCAGTGGTACTCAGGCAGTTGGTGCAACCAAAGATGATATTTTGGCTGAATTGAGGGTTGTCTCCAAATCCTTGGATGCCCCTATTCAGGCTTGCAAGATTAGGAAACAGCATGTGGACAAGCTCATCAAGGCTATGACACAGGTTCCTGCTCCTGCTGCTGAGGAAGGTACCGGTGAAGAATTTGCTGAGGATGTTGAGGGTGATTCTGCTGctgttgaggaagaagatgctTAG